In Hyphomicrobiaceae bacterium, the following are encoded in one genomic region:
- the ihfB gene encoding integration host factor subunit beta, translating to MIKSELVQRIAAANPHLYHRDVERIVNVIFDEIVDALSRGDRVELRGFGAFTVKHRAARQGRNPRTGSTVSVAEKFVPFFKTGKELRDRLNDRENGKTPH from the coding sequence GTGATCAAATCGGAACTTGTACAGCGGATTGCAGCAGCAAATCCGCACCTCTATCACCGCGATGTCGAGCGCATCGTGAATGTGATCTTCGATGAGATCGTCGACGCATTGTCGCGGGGTGATCGCGTTGAGCTTCGCGGCTTCGGCGCATTCACGGTCAAACATCGCGCCGCGCGGCAGGGAAGAAATCCGCGCACAGGTTCCACGGTGTCGGTCGCCGAAAAGTTCGTGCCGTTCTTCAAGACCGGCAAAGAATTGCGCGACCGTCTCAATGATAGAGAGAACGGCAAGACGCCGCACTGA